Within the Leptotrichia sp. oral taxon 498 genome, the region ATAAATAAAATCAATGATGGGAAGAGAAAAATAATAACTGTGGAAGATCCTGTAGAAATTAAAATAAATGGAATAGTGCAAGTTCAAATAAACAACGAAATAGGTGTAACTTTTTCAGAAATTCTAAAGGCAACTTTAAGAAATGACCCAGATGTCATAGTCATCTCAGAAATTCGGGATGAGGTGACAGCAGAAATTGCAGTGAGAGCTGCGTTAACTGGACATTTAGTTATTTCAACAATTCATACAAATGACGCTGTTTCAACAATTGTGAGATTAGTGGACATGGGGATTCCCAAATATTTAATTTTAGATTCTTTAATAGGCGTGGTTGGTCAGAGATTGGTGCAAAAAAAATGTCAAAAATGCGGTGGTATTGGATGTGGCGGTTGTAATAACGGACATAGCGGAAGAATTTCGATAAACGAAGTACTTTTGATAAATGATGGTGTAAAAGATATTTTGAAAAACAATAATTTGGGGATAGAATGCAAAAATAAGTTAAGAGAATTAAACGAAAAAAATAATTTAAATAATTTTGAAAAGTGTTTCATAAATTTTTATGAGGATATGAAAAATAAAATAGAAAAGAATTTGATTTTAGAAACGGATAATTTAGATATTTTATTTTAAAAAATAAAGAATAACCTTAAATAACCTTGAAATTTATTTTTAAGGTTATTTATTTTTAAAAAATTTTAAATCAGTCGAGGAAAAATATATGGAAACAGTTTTAATAACGGGTGCAAGTAGTGGAATCGGATGCGAGTTGGCAAAAGTTTATGCGAAAAATAATTACGATTTGGTTTTAGTAGGTAGAAGAATTGAAAGATTAAAGCAATTAAAAAGTGAAATAAAAAAAAGTAATCCCAAAATTCAAGTAAAAGTTATAGAAATAGACCTTTCTAAAAGCAAATCACCAGAAGACTTATTTCTTTTGTTGAAAAAGGAAAATATAAAAATAGATATTTTAATAAATAATGCAGGAATGGGAGTTTACGGAAATTTTTTGGAATTATCGAAAGAAGAGATGAAAAAGATAGAAAAAATGCTAAATTTAAATATGATAGCAATTGTTAAACTCACAAAAATATTTTTGAATAAAATGAAAACACATAAAAAAGGTGCAATTTTAAACGTTGCCTCAACAGCAGCATTTCAACCAGGTGGGCCTTTAATGGCAACCTATTATGCAAGTAAAAGTTTTGTGCTATCTTTTAGCGAAGGAATCAGATATGAATTAAAAGATACAGGTATAAAAGTTTCTGCACTTTGCCCGGGACCAACAATTACAGAATTTGAAAAAATGTCAGAAATAAAAAATTGGAGAGATAAAATAAAGGTTATGTCTGCTAAAAAAGTTGCAAAAATAGCTTTTAGAGATTTTAAAAAAGGGAAAAAAATTATAGTTCCAGGATATTTAAATAAATTCTCAATTTTAGCAAGTAAAATATTTCCAAGAGAATTACTTTTAAAAATAATAAAAAAAATTCAGCAAAATAAATAAAAAAAAATCTAAAAAAACCAGAAAAGAAGTTCTCAAAATAAGAAATAAAAAAAAGTAAAAAAAATCAAAAAAAAGAGTTGACAACGGAAATTTTTTTTGATATAATATATTCCGTCGATTGGGAAAAGGTCGGCGGAAGGACAATGGAAAGAGAAGAAGAAAAAGCAGAGTGATAGATAAGAAAATAGAAGTCAAGGCTTAGCAATAGGCCTCGTCAAGGAACAATAAGGTGAAATATAATGTTGAATGAAGAGTTTGATCCTGGCTCAGGATGAACGCTGACAGAATGCTTAACACATGCAAGTCGATGGGGAAGCGGCGCTTGCGCCGTGGCAACCATGGCGGACGGGTGAGTAACGCGTAAAGAACTTGCCGGATGGACCGGGATAACAGCTGGAAACGGCTGGCAAGACCGGATACTGTGGGCTGGCCGCATGGCTGGCCCATGAAAAGGGATGCCGTCCGAGAGCTTTGCGTCCTATTAGCTGGTTGGTAAGGTGACGGCTTACCAAGGCGATGATAGGTAGCCGGCCTGAGAGGGTGGACGGCCACAAGGGGACTGAGATACGGCCCTTACTCCTACGGGAGGCAGCAGTGGGGAATATTGGACAATGGGGGCAACCCTGATCCAGCAATTCTGTGTGCACGAAGAAGGTTTTCGGATCGTAAAGTGCTTTCAGCAGGGAGGAAGGAAGTGACTGTACCTGCAGAAGAAGCGACGGCTAAATACGTGCCAGCAGCCGCGGTAATACGTATGTCGCGAGCGTTATCCGGAATTATTGGGCATAAAGGGCATCTAGGCGGCCGGGTAAGTCCGGGGTGAAAACTGCTGGCTCAACCAGCAGCCTGCCTTGGAAACTACCCGGCTTGAGTGCTGGAGAGGTGGACGGAACTGCACGAGTAGAGGTGAAATTCGTAGATATGTGCAGGAATGCCGATGATGAA harbors:
- a CDS encoding GspE/PulE family protein, translating into MENKNNIISKSVISYVNEILKIGIFENASDIHIKYDNVEGMEIKYRKDGYLIESSNLYKNINKNLLEKNIVEIISRIKILSQMNVAEKRKPQDGSFSISLKDKRYDIRAAYMPTFYGESIVLRILENYLDNVKLETLGFLPESIKLLKKILKRKHGLVLVSGPTGSGKSTTLQSMINKINDGKRKIITVEDPVEIKINGIVQVQINNEIGVTFSEILKATLRNDPDVIVISEIRDEVTAEIAVRAALTGHLVISTIHTNDAVSTIVRLVDMGIPKYLILDSLIGVVGQRLVQKKCQKCGGIGCGGCNNGHSGRISINEVLLINDGVKDILKNNNLGIECKNKLRELNEKNNLNNFEKCFINFYEDMKNKIEKNLILETDNLDILF
- a CDS encoding SDR family NAD(P)-dependent oxidoreductase, yielding METVLITGASSGIGCELAKVYAKNNYDLVLVGRRIERLKQLKSEIKKSNPKIQVKVIEIDLSKSKSPEDLFLLLKKENIKIDILINNAGMGVYGNFLELSKEEMKKIEKMLNLNMIAIVKLTKIFLNKMKTHKKGAILNVASTAAFQPGGPLMATYYASKSFVLSFSEGIRYELKDTGIKVSALCPGPTITEFEKMSEIKNWRDKIKVMSAKKVAKIAFRDFKKGKKIIVPGYLNKFSILASKIFPRELLLKIIKKIQQNK